A window of Strix aluco isolate bStrAlu1 chromosome 2, bStrAlu1.hap1, whole genome shotgun sequence contains these coding sequences:
- the CHD1L gene encoding chromodomain-helicase-DNA-binding protein 1-like — MSRFFQALRRAGSARAGGPGVEEADVYRWGLTGIKLRPYQIEGVNWLVQCYEIQHGCILGDEMGLGKTCQTISLLLYLTKKVVNKERFLILSPLSVLSNWKEELERFAPGLSFATYIGNKEERPKLQQNLKERSHLHVLLTTYEICLKDAAFLKSFDWAALVVDEAHRLKNQSSLLYKTLSEFSVGFSLLLTGTPIQNSLQELYSLLSFIEPDIFPREQVKEFVEYYQVIEKESEPAKELHNLLQPFLLRRVKSEVAAELPKKVEVVLYHGMSALQRKYYKAILTKDLDAFESETGRKVTLQNVLIQLRKCVAHPYLFNGVEPEPFEIGDHIVEASGKLCLLDKLLSFLYAGGHRVLLFSQMTQLLDILQDYMDYRGYSYERLDGSVRGEERHLAIKNFGQQPIFIFLLSTRAGGVGMNLTAADTVIFTDSDFNPQNDLQAIARAHRIGQHKPVKIIRLIGRDTIEEIIYRRAASKLRLTNAIIEGGQFALGAPKPQGAAELQLSEILKFGLDKLLSSEGSTIQDVELENILGETKGGKWVTDVVLPREEESEEEDAENHMYVYEGKDYSKEPSREDKKAFDQLLDLQKALTEETSKEGRALRNTANALLTGLREQSARRKHLLSAEELEARRKKRQEAAAKRARLMEEKKAAKAEAEHKKKMAWWEANHYTSTCLPSEESDSEEESEENEAGLNVDLDYKDADLNYIKYVMGDVTYPKAGEEDAIIVHCLDDSGRWGRGGLFTALEARSDQPRKIYEMAGKMKDLELGGTLLFPIDDKKSRKKGQDLLALIVAQHRDRSNNLSGIKLSALEKGLKKIYLAAKKRNATVHLPRIGYATKGFNWYGTERLIRKYLATRGIPTLIYYFPRNKGSSSTSQPYSSSMTVSKP, encoded by the exons ATGTCCCGCTTCTTCCAGGCGCTTCGCCGCGCCGGCAGCGCCCGGGCAGGGGGTCCGGGTGTGGAGGAGGCGGACGTTTACCGGTGGGGTCTGACAG GCATTAAGCTTCGTCCCTATCAAATAGAAGGTGTAAACTGGCTGGTGCAATGCTACGAAATCCAGCATGGCTGTATCCTGGGAGATGAGATGGGTCTTGGGAAGACTTGTCAG ACTATTTCTCTACTTCTTTATTTGACAAAAAAAGTAGTGAACAAAGAGAGATTTCTGATACTTTCTCCTCTGTCCGTTCTGAGCAACTGGAAGGAGGAACTTGAGAG GTTTGCTCCAGGTCTTTCCTTTGCGACATATATAGGCAACAAGGAGGAGCGCCCCAAACTGCAGCAGAACCTGAAAGAGCGATCTCACCTCCATGTGCTCTTGACAACATATGAG ATTTGTCTGAAGGATGCAGCATTTCTAAAATC CTTTGACTGGGCTGCCTTGGTTGTAGATGAAGCTCACAGGCTGAAAAATCAAAGTTCTCTGCTTTACAAGACGCTTTCTGAG TTCTCAGTAGGCTTCAGCCTGCTACTCACAGGCACTCCAATCCAGAACAGCCTCCAGGAACTGTACTCCTTACTCAGCTTTATTGAGCCTGACATCTTTCCTAGGGAACAAGTGAAAGAGTTTGTTGAGTATTACCAGGTGATTGAAAAGGAGAGTGAGCCAG CCAAAGAATTGCACAATCTTCTGCAGCCGTTTTTGCTTCGAAGAGTCAAGTCTgaggtggctgcagagctgccaaaGAAGGTGGAAGTGGTTCTGTACCATGGCATGTCAGCTCTGCAAAGGAAGTACTACAAGGCCATTTTGACAAAAGATCTAG ATGCATTTGAAAGTGAAACAGGAAGGAAGGTTACACTTCAGAATGTCTTAATTCAGCTTCGGAAGTGCGTTGCCCACCCATACCTTTTCAATG GTGTTGAGCCAGAACCCTTTGAGATTGGGGACCATATTGTTGAAGCCAGTGGCAAGCTGTGTTTGTTGGATAAACTACTTTCATTCTTGTATGCTGG TGGCCACCGTGTCTTGCTCTTTTCCCAGATGACTCAACTGCTTGATATCCTGCAAGACTACATGGACTATAGAG GCTACAGCTACGAGCGGCTGGACGGTTCTGTTAGAGGTGAAGAGAGACACCTTGCCATTAAGAACTTTGGTCAACAGCCCATCTTTATCTTCCTGCTGAGCACCAGAGCAG GTGGAGTTGGCATGAACCTGACAGCAGCAGACACAGTTATTTTTACCGATAGTGATTTTAACCCGCAAAATGACTTGCAAGCAATAGCACGAGCTCACCGGATTGGGCAGCACAA GCCTGTAAAAATTATCCGATTGATTGGGCGAGATACAATTGAAGAAATAATCTACCGAAGAGCTGCTTCTAAGCTCCGGCTGACAAATGCCATCATAGAAGGGGGTCAGTTTGCTCTGGGAGCACCCAAGCCTCAGGGAGCAGCAGAGTTGCAG CTGAGTGAAATCTTGAAATTTGGCTTGGATAAATTGCTCTCCTCTGAGGGGAGTACTATACAAGATGTGGAGCTAGAGAACATCCTTGGAGAGACAAAAGGAGGGAAGTGGGTAACGGATGTTGTGCTACCACGCGAAGAAGAGAGTgaagaggaggatgcagaga atcacATGTATGTGTATGAAGGCAAAGATTATTCAAAAGAACCCAGCAGAGAAGACAAAAAAGCATTTGATCAGCTTTTGGATCTTCAGAAAGCCTTGACTGAAGAGACCAGTAAAGAAGGGAGAGCTCTCCGGAACACAGCAAAT gCCCTTCTCACAGGCCTCCGGGAACAGTCAGCTAGGAGGAAGCACTTGTTGAGCGCAGAGGAGCTGGAGGCTAGGAGGAAGAAGcgccaagaagcagcagcaaagagagCAAGGCTCATGGAGGAAAAGAAGGCGGCAAAAGCAGAGGCAGAACATAAGAAAAA gATGGCCTGGTGGGAGGCAAATCATTACACATCTACCTGCCTGCCTTCAGAGGAAAGTGACTCTGAGGAAGAGTCTGAGGAGAATGAGGCTGGGCTGAATGTGGATTTAGATTACAAAGATGCAGACCTGAACTATATCAAGTACGTCATGGGAGATGTCACTTATCCCAAAGCAGGAGAGGAGGATGCCATCATTGTCCATTGCCTAG ATGACTCCGGCCGCTGGGGAAGGGGTGGTTTATTTACAGCTCTGGAGGCTCGTTCTGATCAGCCAAGGAAAATATATGAGATGGCAGGAAAGATGAAAG ACCTGGAGTTAGGAGGAACCCTGTTATTCCCCATTGATGataaaaaatccaggaaaaaaggACAAGACTTG CTGGCCTTGATTGTAGCTCAGCACCGGGATCGGTCCAACAACTTGTCTGGCATTAAGCTGTCTGCTTTGGAAAAGGGCCTGAAGAAGATTTATTTAGCAGCCAAGAAAAGGAATG caACAGTACAT